From a region of the Ficedula albicollis isolate OC2 chromosome 1A, FicAlb1.5, whole genome shotgun sequence genome:
- the PTN gene encoding pleiotrophin: protein MQQQQLQRQMFKAAFLALIFLLAVVSTTEAGKKEKPEKKAKKSDCGEWQWSVCVPTSGDCGLGTREGTRTGAECKQTTKTQKCKIPCNWKKQFGAECKYQFQAWGECDLNTALKTRTGNLKRALHNADCQKTVTISKPCGKLTKPKPQESKKKKKEGKKQEKMLD from the exons ATGCAACAGCAACAACTGCAACGTCAAATGTTCAAAGCTGCCTTCCTGGCActcattttccttctggcaGTTGTGAGTACCACTGAGGCTGGCAAGAAAGAGAAACCAG agaaaaaggcaaagaagtCTGACTGTGGGGAATGGCAGTGGAGTGTCTGCGTGCCCACCAGTGGTGATTGCGGCCTGGGGACTCGCGAGGGCACTCGCACTGGAGCTGAGTGCAAACAAACCACCAAGACCCAGAAGTGTAAGATTCCCTGCAACTGGAAGAAGCAATTTGGAG cGGAGTGCAAATACCAGTTCCAGGCCTGGGGAGAATGTGACTTGAACACGGCCTTGAAGACTCGGACCGGGAACCTAAAGAGAGCCCTTCATAACGCTGACTGCCAGAAGACTGTCACAATCTCAAAGCCGTGTGGGAAGCTTACCAAACCCAAACCTCAAG AAtccaagaagaagaaaaaggaaggcaAGAAACAAGAGAAGATGTTGGATTAA